One Oncorhynchus keta strain PuntledgeMale-10-30-2019 chromosome 23, Oket_V2, whole genome shotgun sequence DNA segment encodes these proteins:
- the LOC118366452 gene encoding probable serpin E3 isoform X1, which produces MRRLSMTSLFVCFWLAGSGQCDASFQDSMGELHTEFAVRLYRTLKETENNSNLIASPLSVSLSLGLLQLGARGNTLAQLEAALGYDANDMQVQDFLLRSQRDVGNSSQGVRLQQACALFIQTGVQLLPVFTQHAAALSNSSLVRANFSQHNQTRSQLQQWGRNHGTGEPLQSGGSGELFGSGEAQGETSLWAKRLQMALVNTVNFRGVWQKQFLFTDTQNLPFTLSDGSTIKVPMMHQATEVNFGQFRTLSDQRYTVLELPYLGRSLSLLVALPSDRKTPLSSLESQITPRAVATWDTGLRRTKMDVFLPRFKMQSRFNLRLVLPSMGVRDAFNPMAADFTGISAEEGLYVSDAFHEARIEVTEDGTKAAAATAMVLLKRSRAPVFKADRPFFFLLRQVSTGSVLFMGRVMNPAEQAP; this is translated from the exons ATGCGTCGCCTGTCGATGACCTCACTATTCGTCTGCTTCTGGTTGGCGGGGAGCGGTCAGTGTGACGCCAGCTTTCAGGACTCCATGGGAGAGCTGCACACAGAGTTCGCCGTCAGACTCTACCGAACGCTCAAAGAGACGGAGAATAACTCCAACCTGATTGCGTCGCCGCTGAGCGTCTCGCTGTCCTTGGGACTTCTGCAGCTGGGCGCCCGCGGCAACACGCTGGCACAACTGGAGGCGGCGCTGGGATATGACGCCAACG ACATGCAGGTGCAGGACTTCCTGTTGCGGTCGCAGAGGGACGTGGGTAACTCCAGTCAAGGGGTGCGGCTCCAGCAGGCCTGCGCCCTATTCATCCAGACCGGCGTCCAGCTCCTTCCTGTTTTTACCCAGCATGCAGCAGCCCTGAGCAACAGCAGTCTGGTCCGAGCCAACTTCAGTCAGCACAACCAAACCCGCAGCCAGCTGCAACAGTGGGGACGTAACCACGGCACCGGTGAGCCGCTCCAGTCCGGTGGCAGCGGGGAGCTGTTTGGGTCTGGCGAGGCCCAGGGAGAGACCTCGTTGTGGGCCAAGCGGCTGCAGATGGCCCTGGTCAACACTGTAAACTTCCGGGGAGTGTGGCAGAAGCAGTTCCTCTTCACTGATACCCAGAACCTTCCCTTCACCCTGTCGGACGGCAGCACCATCAAGGTGCCCATGATGCACCAGGCCACAGAGGTCAACTTTG GGCAGTTCCGCACCTTGTCAGACCAGCGTTACACAGTCCTGGAACTGCCGTACCTGGGCCGCTCCCTCAGTCTGCTGGTGGCCCTGCCCAGTGACAGGAAGACACCTCTGTCCTCGCTGGAATCCCAGATAACACCCCGCGCTGTAGCCACTTGGGACACTGGCCTCCGCAGAACAAAGATGGATGTCTTCCTCCCCAG GTTTAAAATGCAGAGTAGGTTCAACCTGAGGTTGGTTCTGCCGTCAATGGGGGTCAGAGACGCCTTCAACCCAATGGCAGCAGACTTCACCGGCATCTCAG CAGAGGAAGGCCTGTATGTGTCAGATGCCTTTCATGAGGCCAGGATAGAGGTAACAGAGGACGGGACCAAGGCAGCGGCAGCAACCGCTATGGTGCTACTCAAACGATCCCGAGCTCCCGTCTTCAAAGCAGACAGACCTTTCTTCTTCCTCCTGCGACAAGTCAGCACAG gatCTGTTCTATTTATGGGGCGTGTGATGAATCCAGCTGAACAGGCACCCTAG
- the LOC118366452 gene encoding probable serpin E3 isoform X2: MRRLSMTSLFVCFWLAGSGQCDASFQDSMGELHTEFAVRLYRTLKETENNSNLIASPLSVSLSLGLLQLGARGNTLAQLEAALGYDANDMQVQDFLLRSQRDVGNSSQGVRLQQACALFIQTGVQLLPVFTQHAAALSNSSLVRANFSQHNQTRSQLQQWGRNHGTGEPLQSGGSGELFGSGEAQGETSLWAKRLQMALVNTVNFRGVWQKQFLFTDTQNLPFTLSDGSTIKVPMMHQATEVNFGQFRTLSDQRYTVLELPYLGRSLSLLVALPSDRKTPLSSLESQITPRAVATWDTGLRRTKMDVFLPRFKMQSRFNLRLVLPSMGVRDAFNPMAADFTGISEEGLYVSDAFHEARIEVTEDGTKAAAATAMVLLKRSRAPVFKADRPFFFLLRQVSTGSVLFMGRVMNPAEQAP, from the exons ATGCGTCGCCTGTCGATGACCTCACTATTCGTCTGCTTCTGGTTGGCGGGGAGCGGTCAGTGTGACGCCAGCTTTCAGGACTCCATGGGAGAGCTGCACACAGAGTTCGCCGTCAGACTCTACCGAACGCTCAAAGAGACGGAGAATAACTCCAACCTGATTGCGTCGCCGCTGAGCGTCTCGCTGTCCTTGGGACTTCTGCAGCTGGGCGCCCGCGGCAACACGCTGGCACAACTGGAGGCGGCGCTGGGATATGACGCCAACG ACATGCAGGTGCAGGACTTCCTGTTGCGGTCGCAGAGGGACGTGGGTAACTCCAGTCAAGGGGTGCGGCTCCAGCAGGCCTGCGCCCTATTCATCCAGACCGGCGTCCAGCTCCTTCCTGTTTTTACCCAGCATGCAGCAGCCCTGAGCAACAGCAGTCTGGTCCGAGCCAACTTCAGTCAGCACAACCAAACCCGCAGCCAGCTGCAACAGTGGGGACGTAACCACGGCACCGGTGAGCCGCTCCAGTCCGGTGGCAGCGGGGAGCTGTTTGGGTCTGGCGAGGCCCAGGGAGAGACCTCGTTGTGGGCCAAGCGGCTGCAGATGGCCCTGGTCAACACTGTAAACTTCCGGGGAGTGTGGCAGAAGCAGTTCCTCTTCACTGATACCCAGAACCTTCCCTTCACCCTGTCGGACGGCAGCACCATCAAGGTGCCCATGATGCACCAGGCCACAGAGGTCAACTTTG GGCAGTTCCGCACCTTGTCAGACCAGCGTTACACAGTCCTGGAACTGCCGTACCTGGGCCGCTCCCTCAGTCTGCTGGTGGCCCTGCCCAGTGACAGGAAGACACCTCTGTCCTCGCTGGAATCCCAGATAACACCCCGCGCTGTAGCCACTTGGGACACTGGCCTCCGCAGAACAAAGATGGATGTCTTCCTCCCCAG GTTTAAAATGCAGAGTAGGTTCAACCTGAGGTTGGTTCTGCCGTCAATGGGGGTCAGAGACGCCTTCAACCCAATGGCAGCAGACTTCACCGGCATCTCAG AGGAAGGCCTGTATGTGTCAGATGCCTTTCATGAGGCCAGGATAGAGGTAACAGAGGACGGGACCAAGGCAGCGGCAGCAACCGCTATGGTGCTACTCAAACGATCCCGAGCTCCCGTCTTCAAAGCAGACAGACCTTTCTTCTTCCTCCTGCGACAAGTCAGCACAG gatCTGTTCTATTTATGGGGCGTGTGATGAATCCAGCTGAACAGGCACCCTAG